Proteins from a genomic interval of Phlebotomus papatasi isolate M1 chromosome 3, Ppap_2.1, whole genome shotgun sequence:
- the LOC129808107 gene encoding uncharacterized protein LOC129808107 isoform X1, with amino-acid sequence MPRFQDDLLSEVISDCFTAFSLPEKVKSIHIRDIWLEKSDDWESSPGIPWRQYGYRTKGEVASDPLAIRSIEKFWDKVKRGQKSYIPKCTGPGVQILKQKNRKRTMDVYGYPCTAAFQEACFAIPLLKGYRELNTTFGYRYKEYNSGNRRTFCRFQRYSHITCFDYKSFDKTLPDWLVTVAFDVLASNINWTKYQGRKDQYADRLYKAWKRLIDYFLITPVQFRNGTRYKKHRGDGSGSHFTEMIYTIVNYIVTQYCVRFQDIKVLEHVVLADESLIATSSPLDISVLIATAGKFDMVINLDHIQVSDRIDGIYFMGDIIDKWYKPKFDEYYIAY; translated from the coding sequence ATGCCTAGGTTCCAGGATGATCTACTTAGTGAAGTCATATCGGACTGTTTCACAGCATTTAGTCTGCCTGAGAAAGTAAAGTCAATACATATAAGGGATATATGGTTGGAAAAGTCAGATGATTGGGAATCATCACCAGGGATCCCTTGGCGTCAGTATGGGTATAGAACCAAAGGAGAAGTGGCATCTGATCCACTGGCTATAAGGTCAATTGAGAAGTTTTGGGATAAGGTGAAAAGAGGCCAAAAGTCATATATTCCCAAATGTACTGGTCCTGGAGTGCAGATTTTGAAGCAGAAGAACAGGAAAAGGACAATGGATGTCTATGGATATCCTTGTACAGCTGCCTTTCAGGAGGCATGCTTTGCAATACCTCTGCTTAAGGGGTATCGTGAGTTAAATACCACGTTTGGGTACAGATATAAAGAGTACAATAGCGGGAATCGAAGGACGTTTTGTCGTTTCCAGAGATACAGCCATATTACCTGCTTTGACTACAAGTCTTTCGATAAGACTCTTCCTGATTGGTTGGTAACCGTGGCATTTGACGTTTTGGCTTCCAATATAAATTGGACAAAATATCAAGGTCGGAAAGATCAGTACGCAGACAGGCTGTACAAGGCTTGGAAGAGACTAATTGACTATTTTCTGATAACACCAGTGCAATTCCGCAATGGTACTCGATACAAGAAGCATAGGGGTGATGGAAGTGGCAGCCACTTTACCGAGATGATCTATACCATTGTCAACTACATTGTTACGCAGTATTGCGTCCGTTTTCAGGATATTAAGGTTCTAGAACATGTGGTTTTGGCAGATGAATCCTTAATTGCAACTTCCAGTCCACTTGATATCAGTGTTCTGATTGCGACAGCCGGAAAATTTGACATGGTCATAAATCTTGACCACATTCAAGTTAGTGATAGAATTGATGGGATTTACTTCATGGGAGACATCATTGATAAGTGGTATAAGCCAAAATTTGATGAATATTATATTGCGTACTAA